Genomic segment of Candidatus Deferrimicrobiaceae bacterium:
GGGAGGCGATCAGGACGATCGGCGTCTTGGGTGCGAGCTTGGAAAGGACCTCTCCGGAAGAGCGCGGATCGGTCGCCTCCGGGAAGATGCGAATGATAATCAACGAGAAGTATTCCTGGGCAAGCGCAGCAACGCCCTTTTCCCAATCGGACATGACGAAGAAGTGGACGTCTTTTAACGGGGCGCTCCGGATGGATGACGCGATCGCCTCCCCATCGGGGGCGAGAATCAGGACGCGATTCTTGGACATCTGGGAACCCGGGCGATAATTTGAGAACTCCTTCTCTTTCCGCCAGTCAGTACTGGCGACAAAGCAACTGCCAGAAACGATAGCCGTTTTCCTGGATGGCGCGCACGGAACGGCCATCGGTCATGAAGGTCAAAGCCCCGTTTTCAAGGGCCAAAACCCTTTCCGAAGTTATCAGATTTTTCCCGGCCAAACAATTTCTATTTTGGATTACGGCGATATCCGGATTCCCCGCCGTCACCCAACCTTCGGGATCGGCTCCGGGAGACCCGTGATGCGGCAAGAATAACGCCCGCCATTCCTGTTTATGGTCGCGGATCGGTCCCCAGGCCGAAGGCCCTCCCTCGATGTCGCCCGGAAGCCAGGCGCAGAAACGGCCATACCTGGCTTCGATTACGAGACTGGATGCGTTGGCACTATTCTTGTCACCTTCGCCGGCCGACCGAACCGAGACTACCGCCCCCCCGCAGATCCTTTCGACGCCCCTGCCGACTGCCCGCAACACCCCTCTATAATTCGCGAGGGCTGGGCCGAATCCCTCCTTCGGAACATCCTCCGGGATCCAGACCTCGGAAACAGGCATCGCCTCCAGCAAGGCGCAGGCACCGCCGTAATGATCCTCGTGAGGATGGGACAGGATGAGAAGATCGACTTTTCGAACCCCCTGTGACCTGAGAAACGGGACCAGGATCCGGGCGCCGGAATCGCCGCGAAGTGCGCTCCCGCAATCGAGCACCATGGTCCCTCCACCCGGAAAGCCGATGACATGCGAAGCCCCGTTCCCGACATTGAGCGCAGTCAGGGTCAGCCGTGCGTCGGGCATCGCCAAGTATGGCAGGTGGATCCAGGCGAGGAGGAGGAGCGCTCCTGCCAGCGGAGCGGGCCACGCCTTTCGTCCCCGGGATCGAAGCCACAATGCTCCCGCTGCAGCGAAGAGGACGGCCGCCGTCATCGCCCCCGCCCCGACGGGCGGTAGGCGGCAATAGCCGGCGCCGTCTCCCGACAGCCTGCGGAGCCAGCCGATCTCCCATCCCAGAAGGTCGGCCGTCCAGCGGACCGGCGTTTCCAGGAATCGAACCTGGAATACTCCCCCGATCACCGCGAGAAAGGCGCCGGCCACGCCCGCAGTCCCTAGCAACGGTCCGAACAACACGTTCCACAGGATGGCACCGGCGGGAACGCCCTGGAAAAAAGCGGCCGCGACCGGAAGGGTCCCGAAAAAGGCGACGCCGGAAGCCTCTATCGCGCCGATGATCCAATGAAGCGTTCTCGATCCGTAACCGTTAATACCGTGGCCGAGTTCTGGTTGCCCATCGTTTCCGCCCGTCGCGGCAATCAGAAAAAAGACAGCAACGAAAGAAAGCTGAAAAGAAGGCGTCAGGAACGCAAACGGCGCCCCCAGGACCGCGAACAAGAATACGAGCGAAAAACAGAATCCGGCGCCCCGGACGCCGAAGGCATGCCAGAGAAGGACGGCGATCGTGATCATTCCGGCCGATCGAATCGCGGGGATCGGGAGACCGGCCATCAGGACGTAGGCCCAACAAATCGGGAGCGAGGCCAGACATGAGATGCGATTGAGATCCGGACCGCCCCTTCGCCGCAGGAAGCCCCAGACCAATGCCCGAACGCAAAAAGCGTGCATCGCATAGAAGATGGCGACGTTGATGCCCGAGATGGCAAACAGGTGGGCAAGCCCGGTCTGCCGGAAAAGGACGACCAGCGGATGACGCGACGGCGGAACTTGCCCGTTGGCGAGCGAAAGAAGATAGAGACCCCCTTCCGATTTTCCTGTGACGCGTTCTATCCATCGCCCCGTCCTTTCCCGCGCAGAAGGGAACAGCGAATCGCCCTCCGTGCATGGCAACAGGACCGTCTTCCCCGCCTCTGCCGAAAAGATGAATTGCGTCCCGTTGGCGAGCACTTCCCATTCCCGGGGAATTTCGATCCCGTTTCCCATGCTGCGGATCGTATGCAGCCGGCCGGTCGCACGTAATTGGGCTGGGAAGACGGCGGAAGCATCGGGATTCCGGATGCTGATCGCCACATGCCCGAGGCGGAGCTTTTTCGATCCGTCCAGCGTCGACAATGTGACGTCGTCGGCGATGCCGCTCCACCCGGAATCGGTGTGACGGACGCTCGGTACGATCCCGCGAATGACCGTTTCGTTGTCGAAGAACGGGCGGGCGTGAACCGGATCGACGAACCCTGCGCGTCCCGATGCCAGGGCGCCGCATAGCGCCATGACGAGGCCGGCCGTGGTGGGTGCGGGGAGATGAAAGGCAGCGGAAAGCAGCGCGAGCAACCCGAACCCGGCGGCGACGCCCCCCCAGGCGTCACAGGCCGCGAGGCCGACGACGTGCCCCAGGAGGAACGCTGCGGACAGGAGGAAAAACGGGGCGGTTCCCTGAAACGGGCGCGTCTGCATGGACGCCCAAGGTGCAACGCCCGTACCGTCGGAGAGTTACCGGCCCGCGAAGGCCTGCTTCGATCGACGGGCCCGGTGGAACGAGACGGCGAAGCGATGGGCCTCGTCCCGGATGCGCATCAGCAACAGGAGGACGGGGTCGTTTTTCTGGGGGATGACCGGGTTTTTCCTCCCGGGGAGGAAGATGCGTTCGCTGAAGACGGTCTCGCCTTCCCGCGTCCGCTCCTTGGCCAACGAGATCGCCGCGACGGACCCGAATCCGGCCTCCTTCATCGCCTGGAGCGCTGCGCCCAGCTGCCCCTTGCCGCCGTCGATCAGGAGCAGGTCGGGCATCCCGCCGAAGTCCTCGTCGTGGGCGAATCGCCGCCGGACCACCTGTTGCATCATGGCGAAATCGTTTTGGCCCTCGATTCCGCGGACGGTGAATTTCCGGTAATACTTCTTGATCGCCTTCCCCCCGACGAAAGTCACCATCGACCCGACCGCCTCGGTCCCCGAGATGTTGGAGATGTCGAACCCCTCGATTCGCATGGGGGGGTGCGGCAGCCCGCACATGTCGGACAATTTCGATGCGATCCGGTCGTAGGAGGCCTCTTTCTCTTTACGCATCCGGTGGGACTCCCCGGCGTTCCTGTTTGCGAGGTCGATCAGGCGGGCGCGTTCCCCCTTCTTCGGAACGTGGACGGTCACGCCATGCCCGGCCCGATCGGAAAGGACGGATCCGAGCGGATCGCAGTCGCCGGAGTCGAACGGAAGGAGCAACTCGCCGGGCAAGAAGGCGTCCTCGGCGTAATGCTGCAACAAGAAGGACGAGAGCGCCTCCGCGTCGGCGACTTCGGCGTCGAAGTGGAACGTGTGCGCGTCGGAAAGCCGGCCATCGCGGAGGTGCAGGATGGCGGTGGTGACCACCTCGCCCTCCCGATGCCACCCGACGGCGTCGACGTCTCCCGGGACGGTCCGCACGACCCGTTGCCGCACCATCGTCCGCGCGATGAGTTCGATCCTGTCCCGGAGGACCGCCGCCTCCTCGAACCGCATCTCGGTGGCCAGGGCGGTCATCTGCGATTTCCAGTTTTTCAACAGATCCTTGTAGTCGCCGCGCATGAAACGGATCGCGTTCCTGACCACGATCAGATAATCTTCCGGCACGACCAGGCCCGCGCAGGCC
This window contains:
- a CDS encoding ComEC/Rec2 family competence protein → MQTRPFQGTAPFFLLSAAFLLGHVVGLAACDAWGGVAAGFGLLALLSAAFHLPAPTTAGLVMALCGALASGRAGFVDPVHARPFFDNETVIRGIVPSVRHTDSGWSGIADDVTLSTLDGSKKLRLGHVAISIRNPDASAVFPAQLRATGRLHTIRSMGNGIEIPREWEVLANGTQFIFSAEAGKTVLLPCTEGDSLFPSARERTGRWIERVTGKSEGGLYLLSLANGQVPPSRHPLVVLFRQTGLAHLFAISGINVAIFYAMHAFCVRALVWGFLRRRGGPDLNRISCLASLPICWAYVLMAGLPIPAIRSAGMITIAVLLWHAFGVRGAGFCFSLVFLFAVLGAPFAFLTPSFQLSFVAVFFLIAATGGNDGQPELGHGINGYGSRTLHWIIGAIEASGVAFFGTLPVAAAFFQGVPAGAILWNVLFGPLLGTAGVAGAFLAVIGGVFQVRFLETPVRWTADLLGWEIGWLRRLSGDGAGYCRLPPVGAGAMTAAVLFAAAGALWLRSRGRKAWPAPLAGALLLLAWIHLPYLAMPDARLTLTALNVGNGASHVIGFPGGGTMVLDCGSALRGDSGARILVPFLRSQGVRKVDLLILSHPHEDHYGGACALLEAMPVSEVWIPEDVPKEGFGPALANYRGVLRAVGRGVERICGGAVVSVRSAGEGDKNSANASSLVIEARYGRFCAWLPGDIEGGPSAWGPIRDHKQEWRALFLPHHGSPGADPEGWVTAGNPDIAVIQNRNCLAGKNLITSERVLALENGALTFMTDGRSVRAIQENGYRFWQLLCRQY
- the uvrC gene encoding excinuclease ABC subunit UvrC, giving the protein MRSRKSSWRPADPMDALADWKSFPRDPGVYLMHDAKGRVLYVGKAKDLRARLYNYTQPGGDGRPQIPMLLRKVATVRCIVTSSEKEALLLENTLIKKHRPPFNIELRDDKEYLLLRVDLAETYPRFELVRRVSKGDGAIYFGPFSSARDIRETLRTVHRMFQLCSCSRSRFGTRKRPCLNYQMGRCQGACAGLVVPEDYLIVVRNAIRFMRGDYKDLLKNWKSQMTALATEMRFEEAAVLRDRIELIARTMVRQRVVRTVPGDVDAVGWHREGEVVTTAILHLRDGRLSDAHTFHFDAEVADAEALSSFLLQHYAEDAFLPGELLLPFDSGDCDPLGSVLSDRAGHGVTVHVPKKGERARLIDLANRNAGESHRMRKEKEASYDRIASKLSDMCGLPHPPMRIEGFDISNISGTEAVGSMVTFVGGKAIKKYYRKFTVRGIEGQNDFAMMQQVVRRRFAHDEDFGGMPDLLLIDGGKGQLGAALQAMKEAGFGSVAAISLAKERTREGETVFSERIFLPGRKNPVIPQKNDPVLLLLMRIRDEAHRFAVSFHRARRSKQAFAGR